The following coding sequences lie in one Microvirga sp. 17 mud 1-3 genomic window:
- a CDS encoding MOSC domain-containing protein, with protein MSIRIASLQRYPVKGLSPERLSSAALTRGSYFPGDRLFAIENGPSGFDPDDPQHQPKIKFLMLMRNECLARLKTRYLDTITTLFIEDGGREVARGDLSNQQGRLAIEAFFRRFMPAELRGPPKVLSAPDGFRFTDSRRGFVSLINLASVRDLEGVVGAPVDPLRFRGNLHLEGLAPWAELDLVGQVLTAPSGLRLKVTKRIERCAATNVDPETGIRDLQIPKSLMAAYGHVDCGVYAEVLSDGVIAEDDSLVPEQATLAL; from the coding sequence ATGAGCATCCGCATCGCCTCCCTCCAGCGCTATCCCGTCAAGGGACTTTCCCCCGAACGGCTGTCTTCCGCGGCCCTGACCCGGGGCAGCTACTTTCCGGGCGATCGGCTCTTCGCCATCGAGAACGGTCCGTCGGGTTTCGACCCTGATGATCCGCAGCATCAGCCGAAGATCAAGTTTCTGATGCTCATGCGCAACGAGTGCCTGGCACGCCTGAAGACCCGGTATCTCGATACGATCACGACCCTCTTCATTGAGGACGGTGGGCGTGAGGTCGCGCGGGGCGATCTCTCGAACCAGCAGGGGCGCCTCGCCATCGAGGCCTTCTTCCGCCGCTTCATGCCGGCGGAGCTGCGCGGTCCGCCCAAAGTACTTTCGGCTCCGGATGGCTTCCGCTTCACGGATTCCCGGCGCGGCTTCGTCTCTCTCATTAACCTCGCCAGCGTTAGGGATCTGGAAGGGGTCGTGGGCGCGCCCGTCGATCCCTTGCGCTTTCGCGGCAATCTTCATCTGGAGGGGCTTGCCCCCTGGGCCGAGCTCGATCTCGTGGGCCAGGTTCTGACAGCGCCGTCGGGGCTTCGCCTGAAGGTGACGAAGCGGATCGAGCGTTGCGCCGCCACTAACGTGGACCCGGAGACCGGGATCCGCGACCTGCAGATCCCCAAGAGCCTCATGGCGGCCTACGGGCATGTCGATTGCGGCGTCTACGCGGAGGTCCTGTCGGACGGCGTCATCGCCGAGGACGACAGCCTCGTGCCCGAGCAGGCGACGCTCGCGCTCTGA